The Guyparkeria halophila DNA window TCGCCCGCTTGTCCGCCAGCGCGGCTTCTTCGCCCAGGGCAAGTTCGACCAGTTTCACACCGCCAGCTACGGTGCGGTGGCCGCCACCCTGCGCAGCCTGGTCCGCCAACTGCTGTCCGAGTCCGAAGACCGGCTCGCCGGCTGGCGTCAGAAGCTGACGCAGGCGCTCGCACCCAATGCGCGGCTGGTGATCGACCTGGTGCCCGAACTCGAGCTGATCATCGGACCGCAACCGCACGTCGCCGACCTGCCACCAGCCGAGGCACGCAATCGCCGACAGATCGTCCTGGTCACGTTCGTCCGCCTGTTTGCCACCGCCGATCATCCACTGGTGCTGTTTCTCGACGACCTGCAATGGAGCGACGGACCGACACGCGATCTGATCGCACAGCTGGCCGTCAGCCGCGACCTGGGCCATCTGCTGCTGATCGGCGCGTATCGCAGCAACGAGGTCGGTCCCGGACACCCGCTGCGGCTGATGCTCGACAACCTGCGCTCGGCGCGCACATTCCATGACCTGCCGGTAAAACCGCTCGACCGGACCTCCATTCACCACCTGGTCACCGACACCCTGAAAGCCGATGCCGACCGAGTTCGCCCCATGAGCGATCTCATCTACAGCAAGGCACAGGGCAACCCGTTCTTTACCAACGAGTTGTTGCAGACACTGCACGACGAGGAGGTGATCCGCCCCACGCCGAACCACGACAGCTGGGACTGGGATCTGAATGCCGCCATCTGGGCGGGGTTCAGCGACGATATCGTCGAGTTCATGGTCTCGACGCTGAAAAAGCTTCCCGGCGAGACGCAGCACGCCCTCCAGCTCGCCGCCTGCATCGGCAGCACCTTCGATCTGAAGACCCTCGCGATCATCTTCGAGCGCTCCAGCGACGAAACCGCCAACGCCCTGATGCCCGCGTTGCGACAGCACAGCGTCGTTCCATTGCATCCCGAATACCGTCTCGTGGGCCGGACAGCGCCCCGGGACGACGAACGGGTCACGACGTTCGACTGGAACCCGGCCTACCGATTCGTCCATGACCGAGTGCAGCAGGCGGCCTACACGCTTTCCGACGCCCGTCACATGGAGGCAGTCCACCTGTCCATCGGCCGGCTGATGCGCCGCCACGCCGGCGGCGAGCCTGAAGGCGACCGCCTGATGGAAATCGTCCGCCACCTCAATGCCGGGCGGGCGCTTATCGACGACCCGGGCGAACGACTGACGCTGGCCGGCCTCAACTTGCGAGCTGGCCGCCAGGCCCACGGTGTCGCGGCCTACGAGACCGCGCTGACATGCCTGCAGACCGGCTGGGATCTGTTGCCGGCCAATCCCTGGTCAACGCATCCCGATCTCGCCATCGATCTCGGGCGGGAAATCCAGCAATGCGCCTACCTCACTGGCCGGCAGGACGAAGCCGAACGCTGGACCGAGATCCTGCTCCACCAGGCGAGAAACGACTTCGAGAGAGTGGAATTCCTCTCGGCCCGGACGCGCCAGTACGCCACCCTGGGACGCATGGACGATTCCATTCGTGCAGCCATTGACGGCCTCGTCCTGCTCGGCATGCCGGTCGACCACCATCCGAGCGAGGCGCTGGTCCGCGAGGAACGCGAACGGATCACCATCAATCGCGCCGGTCGACGCTCCGAAGAACTGGTCGACGCCCCGCCGGTGAACGATCGCTCGGTCCTGCTGGCCATGCGCCTGCTGATGGAAATCTTCCCGGCGTCGTTCCTCTCGGGCAGCGGCAACCTGTTTCCCTATCTCGTCCTCCGGGCGGTGAACCTCTCGCTGCGCCACGGCAACTGCCCCGAGTCGGCCTTCGCCTACGCCGCCTACGGCATGCTGCTCTGCGGCGATCTGGACGACCCCGCCGCCGGCCACGAATACGGCCGGATCGGTCTCGCCATCAACGAGCGCCTTGACGACATCACCCTGAGAGCACGGGTGATCTACGTCTACGCGATGTTCGTCCATCACTGGAACGAACACTGGTCCACGCTCACGCCCTGGTTTCACGAAGGTATCGAGGCGGGCTATCAGTCCGGCGACCTCCTCTACCTGGCCTACAGCGCGCAGGACTGCGTCATCTGGGACCCGACTCTCGACCTCCCGGAAGCGACCCGTCGGCACGAGGAGAACCTCGAGATCGTCCGCGAGTGCGATTACCGCGACTCGCTCGATTCCGCCACCCTGTTCCTGCAGATGCAGTACGCCCTGCAAGGTCGCACCGAGCATGTCTGCTCCCTGAACGACCCGCAGTTCGACGAGGCCGCCTGCCTCGCCGGCATGCACGACCGCCAGTTCATGACGGGGGTGGCCAACTATCACATCTACAAGGCCGAGGTTTGCTTCCTGCACGGTCAGGCCGGGCAGGCGCTCGACCACCTCCAGGACCAGGCGCGGCTGATCCGCTCGGCGATGTCGCTGCCGCAGCTGGTGCGTTTCTACCTGATCGACTTCCTCGCCAACGTCACTTGCTTCCCCGAGCGCGCCGACCAGACCGAGGATCCCGTCGCCCAGCGCCTGCAACGCGACCTTGGCCGGATCCGTCGCTGGGCGGACAACTGTCCCGAGAACTTCCGTCACCTGCAATACCTGATGGAGGCCGAGCTGGACGCGGTGGCCGGAGAACCATCAGCGGCCATGGAACGCTTCGATGCCGCCATCGCCGCTGCCGGCGAAAGCGGTTTTAGCCGCGACGAGGCCATGGCATGCGAACGCGCTGCCATCTACCTGCTCAACCTCGGCCGGCAACGGGCCGCCGAAGGCTACCTGCGGGCGGCACACCGCCTTTATTCGCGCTGGGGCGCCCGGCGCAAGGTTGCCCTGCTCGAGGATCAGCATCCGGTCCTGCACGAGATCACCGGTGAAGGCGCACGGGGACGCATTGATGGCTTCCACCTCGACCTTGCATCGATAATGAAGGCATCGCGCGCCATTGCCGGCGAAATGCGAACAAAAAGCCTGCTGCGCACCAGCATGGACATCCTGCTGGAAAATGCGGGCGGCCAGTGGGCCTGCCTGGTCCGCCATCATGACGGCCAGACGCAGGTAGAGGCCGTGGGCGGCGACGTGCCCGAACCCGGGACCGGCCTGCCCCGCTACGCACGCGCCATCGACCCGGTCGGCCGCATCGTGCCGATCCCGATGACACTACTCAGCCACGTCCTCGCTAGCGGCGAAACCGTGGTGCTGGACGACGCCGCCGAAGTGGGCGCCTACAGCGAAGACCCTTGCATTGCCGCCCGGCGCCCCCTGTCGGTCCTCTGCGTCCCATTGCAACGCGAAGGCTTCGTCGGCGCGCTCTACATGGAAAACAATCTCGCCGCCGGGGCATTCACCCAGGATCGGGCCGAGGTAGTGCGCCTGCTCGCCGCTCAGGCCGCGGTCGCCCTGGAGAATGCCCGCCTCTACGAACAGATCCAGGACTATTCCCATACGCTCGAGGCCCGCGTGGCCGAACGCACCGAGCGCCTCGAACAGCTCAACAGCGAGTTGCAGAACCTCGCCGAACGCGACGAACTCACCGGGCTGGCCAACCGGCGCCGCGGCAGCAGCTACCTGCGGGAGACCTGGGAGACCCTGCGCCGCGAACAACGCCCGCTGTCCGTGGTCATGTTCGACGTCGACCATTTCAAGGCCTACAACGACAACTACGGCCACCCAATGGGCGACCGCTGCCTCAAGGCCATCGCCCAGACCGTCAACGAGACGCTCAAGCGCCCGGCCGACCTGGCGGTCCGCTACGGCGGCGAGGAATTCCTGATCATCCTCCCCGGCACGGACGCACCGGGTGCCGCCACCGTCGCCGAACGGCTGCGCCAGGCGGTCAACGACAAGGGAGTGCCGCATGCCCACTCCTCGACCGAAACCGTCGTGACCATCAGTGTCGGCGCCGCCACCCGCATCCCAAGCGAGGACGATGCCGAAGACCTCTTGATTCACCACGCCGACGCCGCGCTCTATCGGGCCAAGCGCGCCGGGCGAAACCGCGTGGAAGTCGGCGAAGCGATACACAGCGACGACCGCGCGCCATCCTGATTCCGCTTCGCAACCAACCGCCCGAGGCACTCACCAGGAGATTCACATGACCACCCCGCCCTTCATCATGGGTGCCCGCTCACGGGCGGCGCTGTTCGCCCTGGCGCTGACCGCCGCCCTCGCGACGCCACAAGTGCAAGCGACGACCGAATCGGACGGTGTCGTCTACGACCTTGGATCAGAGTCCACACTGCGCAACCTTTATCCGGACGCCTCCTGGCTGCCTGCGGCCTACGCCGGGGACTACACGAACCTGGCCGAGACAATCGAGCACTACACCGAGCAGTCACTGCGCCGGGATGGTGTCGAAGCCCCACGGGTCGACGTCCGATTCGTCGATCGGGACTCAACCCGGACCGTCCGGGTGACGATTCACCCAGAAAACGAAATCACACGCCGCTATGCCGACTTGCATCCGGCCTTCTTCGATTCGGATCACGCCGGCCAGGCCCGCGCCGGTGTGGAAGCTTGCAAGGCAGCAAAGGGCTGCTGGGACCCAAAACCGCGCCAGGGCCAACCTTGGGCGATGTTCCTGCCGCTTGGCCTGCCCATGGCGACCCAACAGACCGTGCTGTTTCTCGATTACCCACCCATTCCCGCACTGACCGGCCGCGATTACCTCAACAACTACACCATGTGCCGCTGGGGCCGGGTCATGGGTGCGGCAGGCGCGGATACCCCCACGGCCTTTGAAACCATCGTCGATGCCCGCCCGATCGCCGCGCCCGGAAGTGGCGAATCGCAGTATCTTCCCGACCCGATCACGCGTTTCGACACCAACACGGCTACCGGCGCTGACTACCTCAGCCCCATGCTGCGGTTGCTAACCGAGACCGATCAGGCCTCCCGCCCGGTCGCGGTATTCGGTTCCGATGCCCGAAACGCGTGGGCCCGCATGGTGGGTCGCACGTCGGTGGATGTGCTCGACGCCGGTACCACGCATCTGGCAAAGGACGCCCCGGCCACACCCTGGATTGCCACCAACCACCCCGACGTCACCTCGTACAACTGCTGCCCCGGCGATCCGGCCTCCCGCTGTGGCGACAGTCACAATCTGGTCGCTGACGAGAAAAAGGATTTTGTCGCCGCCTGCTGGCTGATCACCATGAGTGAAAAGCCGGGACAGTCCCCCGAGACCGTCCGGCAACAATGCGAGAACCGCTGGATGAACGCCCCCGACGATCAGGCGCAGCAGGCACTGTGTGTACAGGCCAAACTCGACAACAACAATCCAGCAGCCACCTGCCGTTCATACACCGACGCCTGGAATTACTGCTCGGCGCACAACACGAATGCCTGCGCCAGCTACGACTGTCACTACGATCTGGACAAGGTGAGCCAGCCGGTGCCCGCGCCATCTGAGCGACCGGCGGGGTGGGGCCAGACCTGCAACCAGTACCGTTGAGGGTCGCGTTCAGCCATCTTGCGGAAATGACTTGTCGTAGGGCGGTGTGAAACTCGGCGTAGTGGTGCGCGGCTGGGCTGCCTGAAGCACCGTCTCGAAGGTCGGTGCGACCGCGACGCGGTCACCCAGACCCCACTGGGGCCGGGGCACGCCGAACCAGTCCAGCAGGGTGGCGGCGAACGAGGTCGAATCGAACGGCACCTCGCCCTCCGCCCGGACGACCGTCCCTTCCTGAATCCAGGGCGACACCATGATGGCCGGCACGCGCGGCCCCATCAGGTCGTAGGCAAAGCCATCGTGGCAATCGTTGGGCCAGGGCTTGCGCGCATACGGCGGCGGCACGTGGTCGTATACGCCGCCGTTCTTGTCGAAGGTGACCACCAGCAGGGTGTGCTCCCAGCCGGGCCCGTTACTGATCGCCTCGTAGATCTCGTTGAGGGCGCGCTCGCCGGGTATGGGGTCCGTCCCCGGGTGATATGACGTCGTCCCCGACGGTGCGTACCAGATCGGTTCCAGGTAGCTGAATGCCGGCAGCTTGCCGTCTTTCGCGTCCTGCGTGAACTGGTCGAGCCCGGCAATGTAATGCGACGGGTCAGCATCGACCGTGGGAATTTGCCCCTTCAGATAGAGCTGGTAGGTGAAGACATGCTTCTTCCAGAGCATGGCATCGTAGATCTTCCAGTCCGTGATGCCCTGGCTCCACAACACCTTCCAGATCGACTGACGGTGACGCGATTTGGGCCAGTATTCGTAGGCGTTCCCGCCCTCCCACGTGCCGAGCCGATTGAACGCTGAGCCGGTGACCGAGAAGGCCCGATTGACGTCCGTACCACCGGGAATCGAGGAAAACCATCGATCCGAGACGGCGAACCTGGCCGCCAAGCCGTTCAATACCGGCAACTGTTCGGCGCTGAACGTCTCCATCACCTGATCGTTGGCGTTGTTGAGGACGAAACCACCCATGTCCGGCGTGGCGCGCTCCCAGTAGTCCGCCGGATCGACGAACATCTGCTGCAAGACGTCGGTGGTGTCATGAAATGGGTCTTGGTCGAGGGCCTTGAGATCCCAGTTGTCACTCAGCCGCCCGTCCTTGTACTGACTGACGTGGACCTTGCGGTCACCGTGCCAGTTGTAATCGTCCGTGTTGGCCCCGTCGAAGTCCCCCGCCGGACCGATGACATGGTTCGGCTCACCCTTCTCACACAACCAGCCGCAGACGTTGTCGAACGAGCGGCTTTCGAGCATGTAATAGACGACATGCCGAATCTTGGAACGCATGAAGTCCATGGTGCCGGGTGTTTCGGCTCGGCTCGAGTCGACCGGAACACGCGACTGAAAGCCATTCAGGCGCGCTCCAGGGCCGATCTTTGCGGGCAGCCAGCCTTCGCGAACCGGACCGATCAGCACCTCGGGGCTCTCCGGGTCAAACCCCCATAGGCGGTAACGACCGTCCTCGGGACGCCAGTCAAGCAGGTGCTCGCCGATCGCCACGATTTCGTGGCTCGCGTCGATCTCGTCCCAGCGGCCCGCCTGGATCGCAGGTAGGGAAAGCGGCATTTCCTTCTGGGGGTCGAAGCTCCACAGCCGGAAGTCCCGACCATCCGGGAGCCGATCGAGAACGTAATTGCCAACGGGAATCAGTGCATGCCCCTGCCGGATAAGCGGGAAGCCACCCTGCCCCGTATAGGGTTCGGAAAGCGGATCGGCATGTCCTGGCTCTTCCGGCTTCGGATCGAAGTTCCATAGTTCGAATGTCCCCCGCCCCTTCGCCGGGATCAAGCTGAACACGAAGCTCGCCACGGGCAGCAGATCGAGATGCTCGTCCTCGTTGGGGTCATCGCTGTAGTAGTCGCGGTACCCCCAGAACTTCGTCTTTTTCCAGATACCGTGCTGCAACAGCGGACCGTTGAGCGGGTCGGCCGCTTGCGGATCGAACGTTCTCAGCGCGAATCGGTACCCGGGAACCCCGTCGTTATCGCACAGCGGGCTCCACTGCAGCAGGTAGCCGCCTACCTGCGCCACGGCATACGAACGATCGAAACTCGCCTCGGCTCCCACTGGGACAAAGACCTCGGCTGCCTCCGGGTCCACCCGATAGAGCTGATACGAATCACTCTGTCGCTGGCGACAGATCAGAAAATCGTTGCAACTCGACGTCGAGGGTGACACGGACATGAAAGATCTCTCCCTGTGTTGATTCGAGGACGTCACCTCCGCGTCGTCCCTTCCGGCGCTGATCGGCGCCCTTGAGGCATTCTCGGCGGACCGGCACATCCAGCACAAGCACAGCCTTTGCCCGGCAAATCTCGGCCCGATCAACCGGACACGAAAAAGCCCGGATCCGTCGGATCCGGGCTTCGTCGTCATGGGGCCGCGCTGGGCGGCCCGCAAGGCCGTTAGCTTGCCTTGGCTAGGCCGCGGGCGTGGTCGACCGCATCGTCGAAAACCGTGGTCTCGTAGAGGG harbors:
- a CDS encoding diguanylate cyclase; protein product: MHGNGPPLPGYEIGPVLRRGRDRIIYEAQRGESEQRVVIETLASDYPTQRQVAEIQRDGRLARRLASVAGVLKVHAVRPHGSGNVALITEPIVDTLADRLARNGGDGLPLAEVLSVGRQLTHILDGLHASSIVHKSITPEHVRLDSVDGTLRLAGFGIASELDRERQSRLDHGLESLLPYLSPEQTGRMNRELDYRSDYYSLGVTLFELLTGRPPFQADSVLEWVHHHISRRPPSPRDFVPGIPTAVCDIVLKLLAKNPDERYQSAHGLTMDLQRCVESIEAGQSLRTFNPGQDDRSRRFTLPQTLYGRERELDILGELFENAADGGNELCLVHGFSGVGKSALVNEIDRPLVRQRGFFAQGKFDQFHTASYGAVAATLRSLVRQLLSESEDRLAGWRQKLTQALAPNARLVIDLVPELELIIGPQPHVADLPPAEARNRRQIVLVTFVRLFATADHPLVLFLDDLQWSDGPTRDLIAQLAVSRDLGHLLLIGAYRSNEVGPGHPLRLMLDNLRSARTFHDLPVKPLDRTSIHHLVTDTLKADADRVRPMSDLIYSKAQGNPFFTNELLQTLHDEEVIRPTPNHDSWDWDLNAAIWAGFSDDIVEFMVSTLKKLPGETQHALQLAACIGSTFDLKTLAIIFERSSDETANALMPALRQHSVVPLHPEYRLVGRTAPRDDERVTTFDWNPAYRFVHDRVQQAAYTLSDARHMEAVHLSIGRLMRRHAGGEPEGDRLMEIVRHLNAGRALIDDPGERLTLAGLNLRAGRQAHGVAAYETALTCLQTGWDLLPANPWSTHPDLAIDLGREIQQCAYLTGRQDEAERWTEILLHQARNDFERVEFLSARTRQYATLGRMDDSIRAAIDGLVLLGMPVDHHPSEALVREERERITINRAGRRSEELVDAPPVNDRSVLLAMRLLMEIFPASFLSGSGNLFPYLVLRAVNLSLRHGNCPESAFAYAAYGMLLCGDLDDPAAGHEYGRIGLAINERLDDITLRARVIYVYAMFVHHWNEHWSTLTPWFHEGIEAGYQSGDLLYLAYSAQDCVIWDPTLDLPEATRRHEENLEIVRECDYRDSLDSATLFLQMQYALQGRTEHVCSLNDPQFDEAACLAGMHDRQFMTGVANYHIYKAEVCFLHGQAGQALDHLQDQARLIRSAMSLPQLVRFYLIDFLANVTCFPERADQTEDPVAQRLQRDLGRIRRWADNCPENFRHLQYLMEAELDAVAGEPSAAMERFDAAIAAAGESGFSRDEAMACERAAIYLLNLGRQRAAEGYLRAAHRLYSRWGARRKVALLEDQHPVLHEITGEGARGRIDGFHLDLASIMKASRAIAGEMRTKSLLRTSMDILLENAGGQWACLVRHHDGQTQVEAVGGDVPEPGTGLPRYARAIDPVGRIVPIPMTLLSHVLASGETVVLDDAAEVGAYSEDPCIAARRPLSVLCVPLQREGFVGALYMENNLAAGAFTQDRAEVVRLLAAQAAVALENARLYEQIQDYSHTLEARVAERTERLEQLNSELQNLAERDELTGLANRRRGSSYLRETWETLRREQRPLSVVMFDVDHFKAYNDNYGHPMGDRCLKAIAQTVNETLKRPADLAVRYGGEEFLIILPGTDAPGAATVAERLRQAVNDKGVPHAHSSTETVVTISVGAATRIPSEDDAEDLLIHHADAALYRAKRAGRNRVEVGEAIHSDDRAPS
- a CDS encoding alkaline phosphatase family protein, which gives rise to MRAAQRGPMTTKPGSDGSGLFRVRLIGPRFAGQRLCLCWMCRSAENASRAPISAGRDDAEVTSSNQHRERSFMSVSPSTSSCNDFLICRQRQSDSYQLYRVDPEAAEVFVPVGAEASFDRSYAVAQVGGYLLQWSPLCDNDGVPGYRFALRTFDPQAADPLNGPLLQHGIWKKTKFWGYRDYYSDDPNEDEHLDLLPVASFVFSLIPAKGRGTFELWNFDPKPEEPGHADPLSEPYTGQGGFPLIRQGHALIPVGNYVLDRLPDGRDFRLWSFDPQKEMPLSLPAIQAGRWDEIDASHEIVAIGEHLLDWRPEDGRYRLWGFDPESPEVLIGPVREGWLPAKIGPGARLNGFQSRVPVDSSRAETPGTMDFMRSKIRHVVYYMLESRSFDNVCGWLCEKGEPNHVIGPAGDFDGANTDDYNWHGDRKVHVSQYKDGRLSDNWDLKALDQDPFHDTTDVLQQMFVDPADYWERATPDMGGFVLNNANDQVMETFSAEQLPVLNGLAARFAVSDRWFSSIPGGTDVNRAFSVTGSAFNRLGTWEGGNAYEYWPKSRHRQSIWKVLWSQGITDWKIYDAMLWKKHVFTYQLYLKGQIPTVDADPSHYIAGLDQFTQDAKDGKLPAFSYLEPIWYAPSGTTSYHPGTDPIPGERALNEIYEAISNGPGWEHTLLVVTFDKNGGVYDHVPPPYARKPWPNDCHDGFAYDLMGPRVPAIMVSPWIQEGTVVRAEGEVPFDSTSFAATLLDWFGVPRPQWGLGDRVAVAPTFETVLQAAQPRTTTPSFTPPYDKSFPQDG